A region of the Orenia marismortui DSM 5156 genome:
GGAATATGGTAATTAATGCATCTACTGGTATTAAAAATGTTCAACCATTACTTATTAAGGCTGCTAAAACTATGGGAGTTAAAGGATATAACCTATTCTTTAAAGTTACCATCCCAGCAGCAATCCCCCACCTAATTACTGGAATGAGACTATCTTGGGCCTTCTGTTGGCGAGCCTTAATGGCTGGAGAGCTATTAGGCAGTGGTAATGGATTGGGACAGATTCTGATGTGGGGCAGAGAGATGGGGAATATGAGTATGGTAATCTCAATTATGATTATCATAGCTAGTTTAGGAAGTTTAACTGACAGCATTATCTTCAAGCCACTAGAAGATAAAGTTCTAGAGCGTTGGGGACTATCAAGTAAATAGTAAAGGATAACGAGTGACTAGTTAAAGTCAAAAATATAAAAATAAAACAATTATTAACCACAGATTAACACAGATAGACACCTATAAGAAAATTTAATTAAAGAATTTAAAGCCTTATTTTTACCACGCCCCCTGAGAGGAACCATAAAAATTAAAATCCACGAAGGGTTATGTTTCTAAACCCAAAGGGTGTTCTTCCACGAGGAAGTACTCTTGGGGTGAATGAACAAGACTTAGCACTAATAAAAGATTCAAAAAATCTTTCAGACCTTAAATCTTTATAAATATTTTAAGTTTTTATCTTTCTATTGCTCTTATTCGTGTGTATTAGTGATCATTAGTAGTTTCAAAGTTTTTAGTTTATCTTTATTTCACTTATGGTTGGAGATCTATATAAGTTGAACTAATGATTCTCACAAATATAAATCAAAACCTTTTTGATACAGACTAAAATCTAACTAAGTAGCAACTTAAACTCCTAATTTATTTAATTTTTAAGTCTATGTTTGTCTGTGTAAATCTACGTCTAAATATTCTTTTTATTAATTTTAATATGAAGAACTTTAATTAAATCTATATATAACTACTACTTATAGAATTTAAATATCACACTAAGGTTTTAAATATTTTTAAATTTTACTGATCACTCGTCATTCATCACTTATTACTGAATTAAAAAAGGAGGAAATAAAAATGAACAAAAAAACTATGTTATTGTCAATCTTATTAATCACTATTTTGGTGATTACTGGTTGTGGAGATAAAGGAACAAAGACAACTACTAAAGTAAAGGAGATTACTATTGGCTACTTCCCTAATCTAACTCATGCTCCTGGAATTGTAGGTGTAGCTAATGGTAGCTTTACAAAGGAGTTTGATGGAATTAAGCTTAATGTTAAGACCTTTCCCAAAGGTTCACTATTTATGGATGCTATGGCTACTGGCCAAGTTGACATCGGTTATGTAGGTCCAGGTCCAGTATTAAATCGTTATTTACAAGGTGCTAAAGTTAAAGTCTTAGCCAGTGCTAGTGTAGCAGGTAATGTAATTATTGGCAATGGAACTAGTAATATCTCTTCTGCTAATGATTTAGCAAATAAGACTATTGCTACTCCTGGTTTTGCTTGTAGCCATGATCTATTATTAAGAAGATTCCTATGGGATAATGAGCTGAAGATGGAGAAGCGTGGAGGAAATATCAAACACATTCTACAAAAACCAGCTACTATGATGGGACTATTCAAACAAGGACAGATTGATGCTGCTGCTGTTTCTGAGCCCTGGGCAGCTGTAATGGAAGAAAAGATTGGAGCTAAAGTCTTAGTTAATTGGGATGAAATGCCTTGGGAGGGTCAAATGCCAGCTACTGTAATCGCTACTACTACTGATTTTGCAGAAAATCACCCTGAATTAGTTAAAAAATTCTTAAAAGTTAATGAAGAAGTTATTGATTTTATTGCTAATAATCGAGAAGATAGCTTAAAATTAATGCAAGAGGAGATTAAAAGAATTACTAAACAAGAACTATCTATTGATATCTTAGATCGAGCATTAACAAGAACTAAACTTACTTCTAATATCGATCCTAAAATTATCCAAGAATTTGCTAATATTTCTGGTGAATTAGGAGCAATCAAAGGAAGCACTGATATTACAGGGTTAGTAGATACATCTTTCTTAGAGGTAATAAAATAAAGATTAATAGTAGATAACGGGTAGTTGATACTGCTCGTTATTCCTTTGTTATATATGACGAATTAAAAAAACACTTTCTTAAAATTAAAATTTGAGAATTTGACTTTAAAGAAACATAAGCAACTTTTAATTCATATACTGATTAATTTATTAAATCAAAGATTGATTATTAACTAAAAAATTTATTAAAATATTCTAGTCCTTTTAGTAAAGTACGAGTGTTTTCCTTGAACTTCAAATGATTTTTTGCTTACTTTTTTATCTATGAAAAAAAGTAACCCGCCTATAGGCGGAATCTATATTCTGTCTTAGCAGAATTTGAATAAAAAATTCAAAGATTAAGATACCTCTCAAGTAAAATAAGAAAGAAAGGATGGTAAAAAAATATGAAAATTGCTAATAATATTACAGAATTAATCGGCAATACTCCTATTGTTAAACTAAATAAAATAGTACCTGAAAGCTCTGCAGATATTTATGTCAAATTAGAGTACTTCAATCCTACTAGAAGTGTTAAGGCTCGCCCTGCCTATAATATGATTAAGCAAGCTGAGATAGATGGAACTCTCAAAACAGGTGGTACTATTATCGAACCTACCAGTGGAAATACGGGAATTGGTTTATCTATGGTAGCTGCAGTTAAGGGGTATCGAGCTATCTTAGTTATGCCTGAATCAGCTTCACAAGAGAGAATCAATATGATGAGAGCCTACGGTGCTGAGGTTAGACTCACCCCTGCAGATCAAGGGATGTCAGGTGCTGTAAAGGAAGCAGAAGATTTATTAGCAGTGATTAAGAATAGTTTTATGCCCAATCAATTCACTAACCCTGCTAATCCTGATGCCCATCGAAGTACTACAGCCAAAGAGATAATTGAAGCCTTTGGTAATGATCTAGATATCTTTGTAAGTACTGCTGGAACTGGAGGAACTGTCTCTGGTACTGGAGAAGAACTAAAAGAAGAGCTTTCTAATCTTAAAATCTATATTGTAGAATCTGAAAATTCACCTGTTATTTCTGGAGGTGAATCAGGAAAACATAAAATACCTGGTACTGGTCCTGGATTTATACCAGACACCTTAAATAGAAATATCTATAATCGAATCTATAGGATCAATGATGAAGATGCTTTAGATATAACTCGTCAATTAGCTGCTAAAGAGGGAATATTTGTAGGTCCATCATCAGGAGCAGCAGTCTGGACCGCCCTTCAAGCAGCTAAAGAGCTTGGTAAAGGTAAAAAAATCCTAGCAATGGCTCCTGATACTGGAGAACGATATTTAAGTACAGATTTATTTTAAATAGTTTTTTATAGCTTAAATCAAATAAGAGAGAAACAATAATTATTCCTCTCTTATTTGATCTTTACTATAAAAATTTAATCAGCACTAGTACTATAAAACTTATAAATCAAAAATATCTAATTGACCTCCTGTCAAAATACTTATCTATAAGTAATTAAGTAGAATATTAGACTAATATAATTAAGATTAAAATCATTCCAATTTATTGCTTTAATACATATCATATAGAAAAGTCTAATATGAAAGGAGGATTTAAAAGATGGCCAATCAATCAGATAATCCTAATTGTCCTAATGCTTCAATATATACTATTCGACCTGGAGATACATTATATAACTTATCTCGTCGCTTTGAAATAACTCTAGATGAGATATTAAATGCCAACCCTGATATAGACCCAAATAATCTAAAGGCTGGACAAAAGATATGTATTCCTGTAGAAGAAATTTCCGGTAAATGCCCTACTGGATTTCTTTATACAGTTATCTTAGGTGATACTTTTTTTAGCATAGCACGCCGCTTTAATGTCTCAATTGATGCTTTAACTTCAGCAAATCCAGGAGTAAATCCTAATCAGTTACAAATAGGACAGGAATTATGTATTCCAGCTGCAACGCCACCAGTCAGACCCTGTCCAGGTCGCTTTTACACAGTCCAAGCAGGCGAAACTTTTACTAGTATAGCTAAAAAATTCGGTTATACCCTTGATGCTCTCTTAATCGCTAACCCCGGAATTGAATCAAAAGAGCTTAGGGCAGGACAAGAAATATGCTTACCACCAGCTCCTGGAGCAGGGCCAGTATCATGTCCTGGAGGATCAATTTATATTGTAAAACCAGGTGAAACTTTATTTATTATCTCTCAAAAATATGGTACTCCACTCAATGAACTAATAGCAGCTAACCCTCAAATTGAAGATCCTAACCAGCTAGAAGCAGGGCTTCCTATATGTATACCTGGCTAAATATATTTTTTTAGCACTTTAAAAAATCAAATAGTAATAAAAGCAAAGAAAGTCCCAGGAAGGGACTTTCTTTGCTTTTAAAAATTAATAGCTGAATAAAGGTAAAAATAAAATGATTATAATAAATATCCATAACCAAACATAGTTATCACCATAATGACCCATTTTTTAGATCCTCCTTCCTACTTTATCTAATACATATTATGATTCATAACAATAATTTGTCAACTCCAGATAAACTTACTTATTATGTAGTTCAAAGAGTAACCTAAGTAATTGAATATAAAAAAATAGAATAGAGATAATATAAAATGATTATAACTAATAAACCCAAAACAAATAAAGCTATATTAAAAGAAGTTAATAATTAATACTAAAATCTAGGTTGGAGTGAACTTAAATTGTACACATACAAAAAAACTTTTAGATTCATTGCTCTATCTCTTATCTTAATAAGCATTTTAGGATGTACAACTAAAAACTATAACAATAATTTCAAATCTAAAAAAGATAGCCCTCAAAGAAAAAAGCAAGAAAAAACAAATCCAGAAAATCTACCTAAAGATCCAATTATCACAGCAACTTCTGATTATACTTATAGCAAAATGAAAGAACAGATCAATCAGCTAAATAAACGTTATAAAAAAATAAAGACATCATCAATTGGCAATTCTGTAGCAAATCGCAACCTATACCTATTAAGACTAGGTAATGGTAAGAAGAAAATTGCAGTAGTTGGAGGCTTTCATGGAAGAGAAAGTATAACATCACTTTTAGTTCTTAAATTAATCGAAGACTATAGCAAAAATAAGAGCATAAATAACTACAACCTCAAAAAAATCTTAAATCAAACAAGCTTTTATTTTATTCCTATGATAAATCCAGATGGAGTAGAGATTGCAGTCAATGGTATCAAAAATTTAAAAGATAAGAACTTCTATATTAAAGCAAATGAAGGTAGTTCTAATTTTAAAAGATGGAAGGCCAATGCTAGAGGAGTAGATTTAAATAAACAGTTTAACGCAGACTGGGAAGAAGTAAAAGCAGAAGACCAGCCTCATTTCGCTCATTATAAAGGTTCTAAAGCTGAGAGTGAACCTGAGAGCAAAGCTTTAGCCGACCTAAGTAGAAAAGAAAGATTTGATGCTATTATAGCATTCCATAATAGCGGAAACGTGATTTATTGGTATTATAATCAAAATACTGACACCTATAAACGAGACTACCTTTTAGCTAAAAAGATCAGTTCTGTAAATCACTATAAACTCATAACTCCTGATGAAAGTAATAAGAAAGCAGCAGGCTATAAAGACTGGTTTATTAAAAAATTTAATAAGCCAGGATTCACAATTGAAATTGGCAATACAAAATCAGAAGAACAATTACCTGCTTTTAACTTAAATAAGTACTTTAAAGAAAATAGAACAGTCTTATTAGAGCTTGCTCAAAATATATAGATATATATTAAACTGATATTATAGAAAATCCCTCTTGCGAAATTACAATATATAAACAAAAATCAACCTTGATAATATTATCAAGGTTGATTTTTAGCTCTTATTCAATATCAATTTATCTTAATTACTTTAAACTAAGAATTAAAACAATTTCAATAAGGTAAATAGGATTTATCTCTTGAATTTCTTTCACTACATGTAGTACATTCCTCTTCTCTTTCTTCATATCTAGCATAGACATTAATACCAGTCTTTCTAGCTATACATAACCTATGCCTACCGTCTAACACACTATAATGACCACATCTAAACTCTTTTATAACTATAGGCTCTTCTTCAAATACTTCTACTAAATTCTCTAAATCCTTATTCCTACTAAATTCTAGTTCACCTTTAAGATAACTATCATAATCCTCCATTGCTTCTTTTAATCCAATACAATAATCAATTTCAAAATCAGCACTTGAATTATAACTATTATTCTTATTTCTTATCTTATCTAAATCATCTTCTACATTAGAAAGAGGTTCATCTTCATCAAAAAAACAGAATCCATATGCAAATTGAGCACAACGATTATCAAGGGTACTTTTTCTATCATGCCTTTCTAGAATTCTTTCAACTAATCTATTGTCTAGAATTCTAAGACTACAGATTTGATTCATATAAATCCTCCCCTCTTAATTATAGCTTTTTACATTATCAGCTTATAAGATAATCTCCTTAGCAAGATAACACATAGAACTTAGTAATAATTATTATCATATCTATCTTATTATTACACTTATTATTAATTTAATAACCATAAAATATTTTTTTATCAATCTATCAATCTTTATCCTTATATTTGAATAAAAAAATAATTTTACCTGCTAAATTATAAATATAAATTTAATTTAAACAATATCTAGCTTTAAACCTTTATTATTCTTTTTATCCAGCTATAATAGCTAAAAAAGTAATTCTCTACTTTAAATATTAACTTTGTCAAAGTATTATAAGTAATAAAAAGGATAGGGATTTCTCCCTATCCTCAAAGATAAACTTCTATTTAATTCCTACTACTTCATATCCAGCCTCTTCTACAGCAGCTGTTAACTTAACATTATCTACATCTGAAGAGAGCTCAACGATAGCTCTATTCTCATCAGCACTAACATCAGCTGATTTGACCTCAGCCATTGCTTCTAATTCTTTTTGAACACGACCTGAACAATGTCCACAACTCATTCCTTCAATTTTAATTGTTTTTTTCATCAATTTTTCCTCCTCCAAATCACTTTCTTTAATCTTATTAGCTTTAACAGTATCAACTCTAGATTGAGGTTTAAAACCTTTTAACCTCAAAGCATTAGTCAATACAGATACTGAACTCATTGACATTGCTGCTGCTGCAATCATTGGATTAAGTAATGGCCCTCCAAAGAGATGTAATAAACCAGCAGCAATTGGAATCCCTGCAGTATTATAGGCAAAGGCCCAGAATAGATTCTGCTTGATATTCCTAATAGTTGCTTTACTTAATTGAATCGCTGTTACTACATCCATAATATCATCTTTCATCAAGACAATATCAGCACTTTCCATAGCTACATCAGTACCAGAACCGATTGCCATCCCTACATCTGCTTGTGCCAAAGCTGGTGCATCATTGATACCATCACCAACCATTGCTACCTTCTTACCACTATCCTGTAACTTCTTAACCTCACTAGCTTTATCCTCTGGCAATACCTCAGCACGGACTATATCGATACCAACCTCTTTAGCAATAGCATTAGCTGTTCTCTTATTATCTCCTGTAATCATAGCAACCTCAATTCCCATCTGATGAAGAGTCTTAACTGCTGCTGCACTACTTTTTTTAACTGTATCAGCAACGGCAATAATCCCTGCTAACTCTTTATCAATTGCCATAAACATCGGTGTCTTACCTTCATTAGCAAGTCTATCAGAATCCTCTTGTAAGCTTACGTTTATTTCTTTATCATCCATTAACTTTCTATTTCCAAGTAGGATTGACTTTTCTTCTATCTCTACTTCAATTCCATGGCCTGGAATCGCCATAAAGTTATCCAATTTCTTAAACTCTACTCCTACTTCTTCAGCACCTTTAACAATAGCTTCTCCTAGTGGATGTTCAGACCCCTTCTCTGCTGAACCTGCCAATGATAATAACTCCTCTTTAGAGTAATCATTAACTGTTACCACATCAGTAACCTTTGGCTTTCCTTCAGTAATAGTTCCTGTCTTATCAAAGACAATAGTCTCTATCTTATGAGCTGTCTCTAATGGAACTCCACCTTTGATTAATACTCCATTCTCTGCCCCTTTACCAGTACCAACCATAATTGCTGTTGGTGTTGCTAAACCTAAGGCACAAGGACAGGCAATTACTAATACTGAGATGAAGATTGTTAAAGCAAAAACTGAACCTGCTCCTGTTAAATACCAAGCAATTCCTGACAGAACAGCAATTCCAATTACTACAGGAACAAAGTATCCGGCAATTATATCTGCCATTTTGGCAATTGGAGCTTTAGAACCTTGGGCCTCTTCTACTAGCTTGATAATCTGAGCTAAAGCAGTATCCTTACCAACCTTAGTAGCCTTGAATTTAATAGTTCCATTCTTATTAAGAGCAGCACCGATCACCTTGTCGCCAACCTTCTTCTCAACTGGTATACTTTCCCCTGTTAACATTGATTCATCAACAGCAGTATGACCTTCAACAATAGTACCATCAACTGGAATCTTCTCTCCTGGCTTAACTAAGATGATATCTCCTACCTCCACCTCTTCAATAGGGATAGTCATCTCTTCGCCATCATGGATTACTGTAGCAGTTTTGACTTGTAAATCCATCAGCTTCTTAATCGCTTCTGATGTCTTACCTTTAGAGACTGCTTCTAAGTACTTACCTAATAAGATTAAAGTAATGATTACTCCTGCGCTTTCAAAGTACAAATTCATAGCATATCCAACATCTCCAATAGATATTCTAAATATAGCATAAATACCATAAAGAATAGCTGCTGATGTACCAATAGCTATCAATGAATCCATATTAGGATTACCTCTAAATAATGACTTAAAACCAACAGTATAGAACTTATAACCAGCTATCATCACTGGAATAGTTAATAGTAACTGCACTAAGGCGAAATTCATTGGATGAGCTGATGGCTCTATAATATCAGGAATTGCTAATCCTACCATATGACCCATAGAAATATAGAATAATGGTAATGTAAAGATAGCAGCAGCAATGAATTTCTTCCAAAGAGTCTCTATCTCTTTATTCTTTCTCTCCTTATCGGCATCAATTCTTTCTCCTGCTTCAATCTCTAAGGCTTCATATCCCGCTTTAGTAATAGCATTCTTAATCTCTGAAATTCTATTTTCATGGGGATTGTACTTAACCATAGCCTTCTCTGTAGCAAAATTAACATTTACCTCTTCAATTCCCTCTAATTTATTAACTTCTTTTTCTACAGCAGCAGCACAGCTGGCACAAGTCATACCACCTATCGGTATATTTATCTCTCGTAATTCAACCTCATCTTCAACACCATAACCAGCATCTTTAACCGCTGCTTTAATGTCTTCTAATGTATTTGTGGAAGCATCAAATTCTACATTTAATTTCTCCGTAGCAAAGTTAACATTTGCTTCTTTAACACCAGCTAATTTATTTACATTCTTCTCAACTGCAGCTGAACAACTAGCACAACTCATTCCTGTTACTTGAATTGTTTCTTTCTGCAGTGCTTTTGCATCTCCCATCCTTATCCCTCCTCTTATTTTATTATTCCTTATCTATAATAAAATATTTCTATTATACCCCCTCTGGGTATCTTTGATTAATGCAATAATATCATAGATAAGAGATTATGTCAAGAACTTTGAAAATTAGCACTCCTTGTAATGAGTCCGATTATCAAAACCATTCATTAGTGGACTTATCTATAAACTCCCTAATTCCTTCTATATATATTAATTATTTAAATTATACTAATAACACTTTAGCAATAGATATAGCTTTATTAACATATTTCAATTATATCTGTATACCCCACCAAGGTATCTTTAGATTTTAAAAGTATTTATTCTTCTCTAGCCAAACATGGAATATTAGACATAATAAATACCTTAAAGCAAAGATATGCTTAAAAATAAAAATATCAAAAAGGGCATTCAACAGAATGCCCTTTTCTTCTTTCAATTAATCTTCTTAAATATTCCTATCTGTCTTTAAATAAATATTTCTTTAAAACAGTAATTAAAGCTGGTAATATAAATAAAGTAGCTAGTGATGAAACCCCTAAAATAGTTGCTAATAAAATTCCAACAGTTTGATAAGGCACCAATGGAGCAAATAATAATGGTAAGAATCCAATAGCAACAACCAAAGCATTTCTCGTAATGGCTCTTGCAGGCTCATCAAACATTTTTGCTATAGTTTCTTTCCATGATCCTAGTTCTTCATATAACTCTCGACTACGCTCAATAAAGTGGATAGCAAAGTCAACTGCTAATCCTAAGGTCAAGGATGAAAGAACTGCTACTGGCATATCATAACTCTTACCAACCAAACCGATCATTCCATAAGAGAAAGCTACTGTAACTGTTAATGGAATCATACTCAATAATCCCCAGAATGGTGAACGGAATAGAATACTCATAATTATTAATACAATTACAAAAGAACCAAGTAACGACTTCAACATTCCCATTACCATCTTATTCTGCCACACTACATTTACATAAGTCAACCCGGCCCAATTATACTCTAATCCAACTGGTGGAGGATTTTCTGCTATCCAAGCATCAACCTTCTCTACCACCTTCTGCATATTTTGATTGTCACCTTTTTTAAGCTGAACCCAGATATTTGCACTACTATAATCTGGTTCAACAAAATGCCATAATTGATTTGGATTATGACTATTTTGGAAGGAGATTAAGCTTTGTCCTATTCCACCTGCAGAATCAGGAATTTGATAATATTCTTCTTTTCCTTCTCTTAATTCTTTATAAACCTTTTTGACCACATCTGGCAAAGAACTGGTCTTTCCTACATCTTCAGTACTTTCTAGCATCTTTTGAACTTCAGCTATATACTCCAATACTTCTGGTTGTTTAAAAGTTTGATATTTTACCTCTAAATCATCTAAAGCATAACTTAAATCTTCAATGGCCCAATCTAAATTCTCTTGCTCCTTTGTCTTAATTTGATTAATATAAGTTTTAAGCTCTTGCAGCAATTTCTTCTTATTAAATTCTTCGGCTTTAATAGCTTTGTCATATCTATTATTAATCACTTCTCTTATCTTATTCATTTGGGTATTAAATTCTAGATAGATCTCTTGGATAGCATCGACTTCCATTAAGATTTCATCTTTAGCAGTTTTTAGTCCTTCAGCACTATCTTTACTATCCCAGACCATATATGCCATATAAGTTCCACCAAAGTGTTCATTTAATACTCTATCAGCTTCACGTAAAGGGTGATCTGCTTCAAACCATTTTACCGGGTTATCATTGACCACAATTTTAGTAATACCATATCCTGCAATAGTAATAACAAGCAAAGTAATTAACAGAATAACCTTAGACCTTTTATAAGTCATATTACCCAAAAACTTAAGAGAATTATCTAAGATTCCACCTTCACCTTCATCTGCTGCACCAAAGTTCTTCAAAGATTCTTCTTTAATGAACATTGTATAAGCTGGTACAAAAGTAATTGTTAAGATCCATGCCATCATAACCCCTACAGCTACAAAAATTCCAAAGACCTGAACTGGCGGAATTGGTGTTAAGGCTAAAGAAGCAAACCCTACACTAGTAGTTAATGAAGTATAAAGCATAGGAACAAAAAGCTCATCCATTACCTTAATAATCGTCTTACGCTTATCCTTAATATGCTGATACCTATCATAAAATTCACTTAGAATATGGACTGAATCTACTACAGCAATTGGCATTAAAAAGATTGGTATCATCGAACTCATAATATGTACTTTAAATCCTAATCCAATCAATAACCCCATAGTAGTAATCACACTGATCATAGCAACAATCATTGGTGAAATAATCACAGATATCTTCTTAAAGAAGAACCATAATAATAAGAATATAATTAACATCGCTAAAGGTGCAGAAATAGCCATCTGCTTAAACATCTGCACTCCAAAAGTATCCTCAGCTACAGGCAGACCACTGATATAATAATTATCTGCTGAATTCTCAAATCTATCAATATAAGATTGAACTTCACTAGCAACTTCATAACTTAAATCTTTACTTTCAATTGGGATATAAATAGCTAAAGCTTTTCCATCTTCAGAGACCATAGTTCCTTTCAAAATAGGGTTATCCATAGACTCATCTCTGATCTTCTCAGCTTCCGCTCTTGTTTTAGGTGGCTGATCCATCAACCAGTTAAAGTTTACTACACCTAATCCACCTTGCTCAATATTATCTTGGGTAGATGGTGCAATGATATCTGAATCAATTACCCCTTCTATCCCTTTAATCTTATTGGTTATTTTATATACCTTCTCCAAAGTATCAGGATTAAAGACACCATTAGGATCTTTATCATTGACTATCCCTACTACTACCATATCATATAGCTCAAATCTTTCTTTGACCTGATCATTAAATACCCTAACAAATTGCTTTTCACTTAACATATTTTCAGGATCGGTATCCACCTGAATTTTAGGAAGCTGTATTGCTAAAGCAATTGTTAAAATTAAAAAGAATATTACAACTGTTTTGGGTCTATTAACAGCAAATTTCGTTACTTTCTCTTTAAAGTTCATTCTTTATCCTCCTCTCTTATAACAGTTTTACAATTATATTCTGGCAATCCTAATGCTCTTAATAGAGTAATCATTGGACATTTTTTAGTAAATGCTGACTGAAGAAGATTTAGTCCTATAAAAACTGTAAAATAAAACCAATAAGGACTATAAAAAACCCCTAATAAAACTGAAATCAATACAAAAGCTCCTGCAATAGCACGCAAAGCATCATTAATAGTCATTGTTAGATCAACCTCTCTTAATTATAGTAATATAGGAGGTAGAAATGCCTCCTACCCATTTAAAATTAATAGCTATACCTCATTCTCATATAAAGATTAGAATTATCTTCCAATTGACCAAAGAAGGTGTAGTCCTGCTCACCTAAGAAGATATTTGCTCCTGCACTAAAATTGATATTATCTGTCCAATCATAGCTAAACTGTGGTCGTAAATAAGCATCTTTATCACTTAAAGAATAAAAAGTAAACAAGTCAGTACGTATTGTCTGTTTATTAAATAACTTAGTGAAGCGTAAGGTTATTTGCTCATTATTCTCTTCACTTAAGTATGGATAATTAGCTCCTAAGCTACTTACATAAGCATCATAATCCTCCATATGTTCTAGATTGTATTGCACACCTACAC
Encoded here:
- a CDS encoding YgaP family membrane protein, whose translation is MTINDALRAIAGAFVLISVLLGVFYSPYWFYFTVFIGLNLLQSAFTKKCPMITLLRALGLPEYNCKTVIREEDKE
- a CDS encoding efflux RND transporter permease subunit, with the translated sequence MNFKEKVTKFAVNRPKTVVIFFLILTIALAIQLPKIQVDTDPENMLSEKQFVRVFNDQVKERFELYDMVVVGIVNDKDPNGVFNPDTLEKVYKITNKIKGIEGVIDSDIIAPSTQDNIEQGGLGVVNFNWLMDQPPKTRAEAEKIRDESMDNPILKGTMVSEDGKALAIYIPIESKDLSYEVASEVQSYIDRFENSADNYYISGLPVAEDTFGVQMFKQMAISAPLAMLIIFLLLWFFFKKISVIISPMIVAMISVITTMGLLIGLGFKVHIMSSMIPIFLMPIAVVDSVHILSEFYDRYQHIKDKRKTIIKVMDELFVPMLYTSLTTSVGFASLALTPIPPVQVFGIFVAVGVMMAWILTITFVPAYTMFIKEESLKNFGAADEGEGGILDNSLKFLGNMTYKRSKVILLITLLVITIAGYGITKIVVNDNPVKWFEADHPLREADRVLNEHFGGTYMAYMVWDSKDSAEGLKTAKDEILMEVDAIQEIYLEFNTQMNKIREVINNRYDKAIKAEEFNKKKLLQELKTYINQIKTKEQENLDWAIEDLSYALDDLEVKYQTFKQPEVLEYIAEVQKMLESTEDVGKTSSLPDVVKKVYKELREGKEEYYQIPDSAGGIGQSLISFQNSHNPNQLWHFVEPDYSSANIWVQLKKGDNQNMQKVVEKVDAWIAENPPPVGLEYNWAGLTYVNVVWQNKMVMGMLKSLLGSFVIVLIIMSILFRSPFWGLLSMIPLTVTVAFSYGMIGLVGKSYDMPVAVLSSLTLGLAVDFAIHFIERSRELYEELGSWKETIAKMFDEPARAITRNALVVAIGFLPLLFAPLVPYQTVGILLATILGVSSLATLFILPALITVLKKYLFKDR